The stretch of DNA TTGGACGCGCTGCTGTTGAGCAGCTTGAACAGCTTTAAAAGCATTGACTTTGCCATAGCCGAACCACTGAGAGAAACCGTTTGCATCGTAACTGCCCAATCGAAAAGTCAATTGGGGGTCGGGGTCGGGGTCAACGACTTTGTCAGCGGTTTGTTGCAGAATTTGCCTAACTTCTGTTGCAGTTAAATCGGGATTAGCTGACAGAATGAGGGCAGCAACGCCTGCGACCACGGGACAAGCACTAGAGGTGCCGCCAAAGTCACTGGTGAAGTTGCTGCTGTCGTAGCCAGCGGCTCCGAGTCGGTCAGTGGTAAAGATGCCCAATCCAGGCAGCAATGCTCTGACTTCGGGGGCGGTACTGACATAGCCGGTTTGTTCAAACCACATTCCCGGCGGGGCATTGTTGCTGGGGGCACAGACAGAGACGTTGGTTCCCCAGTTACTGTAGGCAGATTTTTTGTTGAGGCTGGTACAAGCAGAAACTGCGATCGCATCTGGATGAACGGTGAAACCGCCTAGCCACTGGGTAGGGCCTTTTAACAGGTTATTAGGCCATCCCTGCTCGTTAATCGTGCCACTGATGGGACGATTTGCATTCCCGGCAGCAAAGACGATGACACATCCTTTACCGTCTCGTCCTTGGGTCGCGGCACGAGTTAGGGCGGCGCGTTGCCGCAGGGACAGGGGAAAGTAGACGGCTGCTGGCCCCCAGCTACAGGAAATGACCGCAGCACCGTTGTTGGTAGCCCAGTCAAAGAGTTGTTCGATGGTTTCGTCATCTAGATAGCCGGTGGTGCGGAGGGGCATCAGGGCACAGCCTGGGGCGACTCCTACAATGCCGGTGCCGGTTTCTTCTGCGACTGCAACCCCAGCACAGGCGGTTCCGTGGTTTTCATTGTCGTCTCCAGGTAGCGGCAAGAAGTCTTGTTCTTTGAAGTCTTTAGGAGCAACAATTTTGCCGGTTCCCTGAAAATCTGGGTGGTTGAGGTCAAAGCCATCATCTGCCACTGCGACAACGATGGAACGGATGCCTTTGGTGATATCCCAGGCTTTCTCAACCGAAATGTGAGAACCGGCTGCTATCTGAGATCCGCCAAGGTTGTTGAGATACCATTGCTTGGGATAGAGGGAATCTTTGGGCCGGTAGTGCTTTTCTTGTCGAACAACGATATTGGGTTCGGCGGTAAGTACCTCTTTTCGCCCCATTAAGCGGTTGGCAATTTTAATGGGATTTTCCCGTGCTTGCGGACTGACCTCGAAGACGAAGGTGTTGGGAATACCGCTAACGGGTCGCAGCAATTGTAAGCCAAATAAGGATGCGATCGCTCTTTGGGTTTCTTCATCCACCGATGGGGCAAATTGAATTGTCACCTGATCCGTTAGATAAACTAACGTCTGCGGATTCTCTTTAAGTTTATAGACATGACTGGCAAAGGCGACATCCTCAGATTCTCTTGCCGCCTGCATGGCTTCGTCTCGCTGGGATGGGTCAACAATGAATTCTTGTAGGGGAGGAGTCATCCCGCTTCTACCGGGGATTTCCTGGTGTGCTTGGGCGGGAATCGTTTGCGCCAACTCCTCAGATGCAGCGTCGGGGGTAGTGGGGCGAACCGTGAAGCGATCGCTCACTTTCTCCAACGCCAGTTCTTCACCCCCCCGCTGTAAAATACGACCGACGCTTTCTTCTGGCACACTACCCGCAGATTGGTCATTGCTCATTGGTAAACAGCTAAGTTTTAAGTTTTTATTTTTATTCTCTATAGCAATTCTATTCTTTTTGTAACATCATAGTTTCTCTTGATTCTTCTTTTCTGTTTTATCAATATTGTATTTTTAATCCTAATGGAATTTTTAGATTTCTTGACAATTATTGCAAATTACTTTAGTACCTGCTAACAAGTTTTACTAAAATCAAAGAATCGGTAGTTCAACTAAAAAACAGGTGATTTTGGATTCGCTTTCCACTTTAATTGTTCCTCCTAAATAAGCTACCATTTTTTGAACCAATGCCAGTCCTAGACCAGTTCCGCCATGCTTCCACGGGTCATTACTTGGAATGCGGTAGAACTTATCAAAGATTCGGGGAATTTCATCTGTAGGAATTTCGATTCCAGAATTAGTCACTTCGAGCTGAAGCTTTTCTGATTTAGCATGGACAGCTACCTTAATTTTTTCTCCTTGCGGAGTATATTTACAAGCATTATTCAGCAGCTCGGTGAGGATGCGTGCTAAACAGAATGGATCGGAGATTAGAATCGGCAGTTCTTCGGGAATCTCTACTTGTAAGATTTGCTTGTGTTTGTGGGTTCGCTGTTCAAAAGGTTCTACGATATGGGGAATCCAGTCTTGTAGATGAATCGCTGTTTTTTCTAAAGGATGCGCCTCTGCATTGAGTTGCTGTA from Coleofasciculus sp. FACHB-T130 encodes:
- a CDS encoding S8 family serine peptidase, with the translated sequence MSNDQSAGSVPEESVGRILQRGGEELALEKVSDRFTVRPTTPDAASEELAQTIPAQAHQEIPGRSGMTPPLQEFIVDPSQRDEAMQAARESEDVAFASHVYKLKENPQTLVYLTDQVTIQFAPSVDEETQRAIASLFGLQLLRPVSGIPNTFVFEVSPQARENPIKIANRLMGRKEVLTAEPNIVVRQEKHYRPKDSLYPKQWYLNNLGGSQIAAGSHISVEKAWDITKGIRSIVVAVADDGFDLNHPDFQGTGKIVAPKDFKEQDFLPLPGDDNENHGTACAGVAVAEETGTGIVGVAPGCALMPLRTTGYLDDETIEQLFDWATNNGAAVISCSWGPAAVYFPLSLRQRAALTRAATQGRDGKGCVIVFAAGNANRPISGTINEQGWPNNLLKGPTQWLGGFTVHPDAIAVSACTSLNKKSAYSNWGTNVSVCAPSNNAPPGMWFEQTGYVSTAPEVRALLPGLGIFTTDRLGAAGYDSSNFTSDFGGTSSACPVVAGVAALILSANPDLTATEVRQILQQTADKVVDPDPDPQLTFRLGSYDANGFSQWFGYGKVNAFKAVQAAQQQRVQPSQASQALHGRNDNLVPIPDYNSQGVTSPINVTYASPLRDIQVSVNIQHQFLGDIEVSVRSPNGITVLLQGRTLGSTTQLQATYTLQNTPALQQLLNKPVAGIWQLWVVDYAQMDTGTLNSWELTLGI